The nucleotide sequence ACTGCCGAACCCGTCCGACATCAGCCTGTTGCGCGGCACCAACCTGATCGTGCGCACGCATCCGCAGGTGGCCGGGGCACTGATCGTCGATGCCATCCTGTTCAACCAGGCCGACTATGAGCAGCCGTTCCCGGTGATCGAACTGAGCTTCAGCTCACTGCGCGGCCAGCCGGTGGCCAGCCGCCGCTTCCTGCCGGCCGAATACCTGCGCGGCGACCTGACCGGCCTGCAGGCGATGCCGCGCGACGTGCCCATCCGGGTGTCGTTCGAGATCCTCAATCCCGGCCCGGATGCGGAGAACTATCGCCTGCACCTGCACCCGGCCCCCGCCAGCGCCTCCTGAGACCAGCGCGGGACGCCCGCGCCCGCACCGGGCGCGGCGCACCACCCGGCACCTCGTCCCGAAAAGCCCTTTTACCCCCGGGCACCGGGCCACTATCATGTGCCCCCTTCGCTGCCACGGGTTGAGTCACCACATGCAGATCGGCCCTTATACCCTTGCCAACAATCTGGTGCTGGCGCCCATGGCCGGCGTCACAGATCGCCCGTTCCGGCAGCTGTGCCGGCAACTTGGCGCTGGCCTGGTGGTGTCCGAGATGGTGACAGCGGATACGCGTCTTTGGCATTCCCGCAAAAGCCGCCATCGCCTGGATCATCGCGGCGAGCCCGGGCCCATCTCGGTGCAGATCGCCGGGGGTGATCCGGGCATGCTGGCCGAGGCGGCCGCCGCGAATGTCGAATTCGGTGCACAGATCGTCGACATCAACATGGGCTGCCCGGCAAAAAAAGTCTGCAAGAAAGCGGCCGGCTCGGCACTGTTACGCGACGAAACACTGGTGCGCGACATTCTCGAGGCAGTGGTCAGCGCCGTCGATGTGCCAGTGACGCTGAAGATCCGCACCGGCTGGAGCCGCGAGGCGCGCAACGGCGTCAACATCGCACAACTTGCTGAATCCTGTGGCATTCGTGCATTGGCCGTGCACGGCCGCACGCGCGAGGACAAGTTCGAAGGCGAGGCAGAGTACGAGACCATCGCCCGCATCGTCGCGTCGGTGAACATTCCGGTTATTGCCAACGGCGATATCGATTCACCGCAAAAAGCCAAACGGGTACTGGAAACCACCAGCGCGGGTGGTATCATGATCGGCCGCGCTGCCCAGGGTAATCCCTGGATCTTCCGGGATACCGTTCATTACCTCACACATGGGGCATTGCCGGCGTCTCCTGAAGTCCGGGAAGTGGCAACGCTGGTGCTGCAACATCTCGGGGCACTGCACCAGCTTTATGGCGAGGACGCCGGCGTACGTATCGCTCGCAAACATCTGGGCTGGTACACACAGGCCCTGCCGGAAGGCGAGATGTTCCGGCAGAAGTTCAACCGATTGACCGGGCCCGATGCACAGCGGCAGGCAGTCGAGCAGTATTTCCACAACCTTGAAGATGTGGCCGACCGAATCGACATCGGTCGCTACGTGGTGTCTGACGCCGACACCCGGGAAGGCGTTGCGCAAGACATTGCCCAACAAGGAGTAATGGCCGCATGACCAGTACAGCCGCACGGACACTGATTAGCATGAACACCGCTGAAAACCGCACTCCCCACCTGACACTGGCGCAGACTGACAGCCAGGACACTCTGCGCAACTGCGTGCGACGATCCCTGATCGAATACTTCAACAATCTCGAAGGGGAAGCGGTCAACGACCTCTACCCGATGGTATTGGCGGAAATGGAAATCCCGCTGCTGGAAAAGGTGCTGGAATACACCCGTGGCAACCAGACCAAGGCCGCCGAGATGCTCGGCCTGAACCGGGGCACGCTGCGCAAGAAACTCAAGCAATACGGCCTGCTGTAAGCCCCCCGCGCACAGCAAGCCCGCACCCGTCAGGGCAGTCGAGACTGCCCTTTTTTGTTTCCGACCACGAGGTGAAACAAGGTCATGAGCAAAGCCGTTGAACGCGCCCTCATCAGTGTCTCCGACAAGACCGGCGTGGTGGATTTCGCCCGCGCCCTGAGCGGCCGTGGCATCGAAATCCTGTCCACCGGCGGCACCTACCGTGCGCTGGCCGAGGCCGGCATCCCGGTGAAGGAAGTGTCCGAGCACACCGGTTTCCCGGAAATGATGGACGGCCGCGTGAAGACCCTGCACCCGAAAATCCACGGCGGCATCCTTGCCCGCCGGGGCCAGGACGACGCCGTGATGGCCGACAACGGCATCCAGCGCATTGATCTGGTCGTGGTCAACCTGTACCCGTTCGAGCAGACCGTGGCGAAGCCGGATTGCTCCCAGGAAGACGCCATCGAGAACATCGACATCGGTGGCCCGACCATGGTCCGCGCCGCCGCCAAGAACAATGCCCACGTCGGCATCGTCACCGACCCGGCCGACTATGAACGCGTACTGGCGGAGCTGGGCGAGCATGACGGCGCCCTCAGCGATGCCTTCCGCTTCGATCTCGCCATCCGCGCGTTCGAGCACACCGCCGCCTACGACAGCGCCATTGCCAACTACTTCGGCAAGCAGGTCGGCAACGGCAACGACCCGTTCCCGCGCACCCTGAACCTGAATTTCAGCAAGGCGCAGGACATGCGCTACGGCGAGAACCCGCACCAGCGCTCGGCCTTCTATACCGAGCGCACCCCGGCGCCGGCGTCCATCGCCACCGCGCGCCAGTTGCAGGGCAAAGAGCTGTCCTACAACAATATCGCCGACACCGATGCCGCGCTGGAATGTGTCAAATCCTTCGTCAAGCCCGCCTGCGTGATCGTCAAGCACGCCAACCCGTGCGGTGTCGCGGTGAGCCTGGACGGCATCGGCAAGGCCTACGACCTGGCCTTCCAGACCGACCCGGAATCCGCCTTCGGCGGCATCATCGCCTTCAACCGTGAACTGGATGCGGCCACCGCCCAGGCCATCGTCGATCGCCAGTTCGTGGAAGTGATCATTGCACCGAAGGTCAGCCAGGAAGCGCTGGCGATCACCGGCGCCAAGAAAAACGTGCGCGTGCTGGTGTGCGGCGAATGGGACGCGCCCACCGCCAGCGGCCTGGACTACAAGCGTGTCAACGGTGGCCTGCTGGTACAGGATCGCGACGTCGGCATGATCACCGAAGCCGACCTCAAGGTGGTCACACAACGCGCGCCGACCGAAGCAGAAATGCACGATCTGATCTTCGCCTGGAAAGTGGCCAAGTTCGTTAAATCCAACGCCATCGTTTACGCGAAAAACCGCCAGACTGTCGGCGTCGGCGCCGGCCAGATGAGCCGCGTCAATTCCGCCCGCATCGCCGCCATCAAGGCCGAGCATGCCGGGCTGGAAGTGAAAGGCTCGGTGATGGCGTCCGACGCCTTCTTCCCGTTCCGCGACGGCATCGACAACGCCGCCAAGGTGGGTATCAGCTGCGTCATCCAGCCCGGTGGTTCGATCCGCGACGAAGAAGTGATTGCCGCCGCCGACGAAGCCGGCATGGCAATGGTGTTTACCGGCATGCGGCATTTCCGCCACTGAGACTGAGGCGAGACACGACATGAAAGTGCTGATCATTGGCAACGGCGGCCGCGAACACGCGCTGGCCTGGAAAGTGGCCCAGTCTGCGGATGTGGAAAAGGTGTTTGTGGCACCGGGCAACGCCGGCACCGCACGCGAAGCGAAAGTGGAAAACATCGCCATCGAGGTGCTCGACAAAACAGCGCTGGCGCACTTCGCCCGTGACAACGACGTGGCCCTGACCATTGTCGGCCCGGAAGCCCCGCTGGTGGCCGGCATCGTCGATCACTTCCAGGCCGAGGGCCTGAAGTGCTTCGGCCCGAGTGCCGGCGCAGCACAACTGGAAGGCTCGAAAGCTTTCACCAAGGACTTTCTGGCGCGGCACAACATCCCCACCGCCGCCTACCGCAACTTCACCGACGTCAACGACGCCCTCGCCTATGTGCGCGAGCGCGGCGCACCGATCGTGATCAAGGCCGATGGCCTGGCCGCCGGCAAGGGCGTGATCGTGGCCATGACCCTGGAAGAAGCCGAAGCGGCGATCCGCGACATGCTCGCCGGCAACCGCTTTGGCGATGCCGGCCACCGCGTGGTGGTGGAGGACTTCCTCGACGGCGAAGAGGCCAGCTTTATTGTCATGGTCGACGGCGAGCATGTGCTGCCGATGGCCACCAGCCAGGATCACAAGCGCGTCGGCGATGGCGACACCGGCCCGAACACCGGCGGCATGGGCGCCTACTCACCGGCCCCGGTGGTGACACAGGCCATCCACGAGCGTGTAATGCAGGAGGTCATCCTGCCCACGGTGCGCGGCATGGCTGCCGAAGGGCATCCCTACACCGGCTTCCTGTACGCCGGGCTGATGATCGACAGCGACGGCACACCGAAAGTGATCGAATACAACTGCCGTTTCGGTGACCCGGAAACCCAGCCGATCATGATGCGCCTGCAAAGCGATCTGGCGCAGCTGTGCCTGGCC is from Isoalcanivorax pacificus W11-5 and encodes:
- the dusB gene encoding tRNA dihydrouridine synthase DusB; its protein translation is MQIGPYTLANNLVLAPMAGVTDRPFRQLCRQLGAGLVVSEMVTADTRLWHSRKSRHRLDHRGEPGPISVQIAGGDPGMLAEAAAANVEFGAQIVDINMGCPAKKVCKKAAGSALLRDETLVRDILEAVVSAVDVPVTLKIRTGWSREARNGVNIAQLAESCGIRALAVHGRTREDKFEGEAEYETIARIVASVNIPVIANGDIDSPQKAKRVLETTSAGGIMIGRAAQGNPWIFRDTVHYLTHGALPASPEVREVATLVLQHLGALHQLYGEDAGVRIARKHLGWYTQALPEGEMFRQKFNRLTGPDAQRQAVEQYFHNLEDVADRIDIGRYVVSDADTREGVAQDIAQQGVMAA
- the fis gene encoding DNA-binding transcriptional regulator Fis, with translation MNTAENRTPHLTLAQTDSQDTLRNCVRRSLIEYFNNLEGEAVNDLYPMVLAEMEIPLLEKVLEYTRGNQTKAAEMLGLNRGTLRKKLKQYGLL
- the purH gene encoding bifunctional phosphoribosylaminoimidazolecarboxamide formyltransferase/IMP cyclohydrolase, whose protein sequence is MSKAVERALISVSDKTGVVDFARALSGRGIEILSTGGTYRALAEAGIPVKEVSEHTGFPEMMDGRVKTLHPKIHGGILARRGQDDAVMADNGIQRIDLVVVNLYPFEQTVAKPDCSQEDAIENIDIGGPTMVRAAAKNNAHVGIVTDPADYERVLAELGEHDGALSDAFRFDLAIRAFEHTAAYDSAIANYFGKQVGNGNDPFPRTLNLNFSKAQDMRYGENPHQRSAFYTERTPAPASIATARQLQGKELSYNNIADTDAALECVKSFVKPACVIVKHANPCGVAVSLDGIGKAYDLAFQTDPESAFGGIIAFNRELDAATAQAIVDRQFVEVIIAPKVSQEALAITGAKKNVRVLVCGEWDAPTASGLDYKRVNGGLLVQDRDVGMITEADLKVVTQRAPTEAEMHDLIFAWKVAKFVKSNAIVYAKNRQTVGVGAGQMSRVNSARIAAIKAEHAGLEVKGSVMASDAFFPFRDGIDNAAKVGISCVIQPGGSIRDEEVIAAADEAGMAMVFTGMRHFRH
- the purD gene encoding phosphoribosylamine--glycine ligase, whose amino-acid sequence is MKVLIIGNGGREHALAWKVAQSADVEKVFVAPGNAGTAREAKVENIAIEVLDKTALAHFARDNDVALTIVGPEAPLVAGIVDHFQAEGLKCFGPSAGAAQLEGSKAFTKDFLARHNIPTAAYRNFTDVNDALAYVRERGAPIVIKADGLAAGKGVIVAMTLEEAEAAIRDMLAGNRFGDAGHRVVVEDFLDGEEASFIVMVDGEHVLPMATSQDHKRVGDGDTGPNTGGMGAYSPAPVVTQAIHERVMQEVILPTVRGMAAEGHPYTGFLYAGLMIDSDGTPKVIEYNCRFGDPETQPIMMRLQSDLAQLCLAALDGRLDRTEAEWDTRPSLGVVMAAGGYPDDYGKGDVISGLQGVDAVDLKVFHAGTSSRDGEVVTSGGRVLCVTALGESVSAAQQRAYEGVRAIHWDGCQFRSDIGYRAIAREQ